One window from the genome of Acidimicrobiales bacterium encodes:
- a CDS encoding aminotransferase class I/II-fold pyridoxal phosphate-dependent enzyme, which yields MEFRRIKGLPPYVFSQIDSLKRDARHAGDDVIDLGFGNPDIPSPDVAVEKLAEAVHNPRNHRYSASRGIPKLRLAISNLYLRRFGVEVDPETEVVTTIGAKEGLSHLMWVLIGPGDTALVPSPSYPIHIYAPLFTGADIRQVRMGPEEDFFENVMDVWESTWPKPRVIVLSFPHNPTTACVDLGWMSRLVDFAREHEVVLVHDFAYSDTYYDGCVPPSILQVPGAKEVSVELYTLTKSFSMAGWRVAFMVGNPEIVAALTKLKSYLDYGTFQPIQIAAIVAMNEASSYPKVVNEIYLGRRDALCDGLSRMGWDVPKPKGTMFVWAPIPEPYREMGSLEFSKFLVSEAKVATSPGVGFGPGGDAHVRFALIENEQRIGQAVRSLRKSLTKL from the coding sequence ATGGAGTTTCGCCGGATCAAGGGCCTGCCCCCCTACGTCTTCAGCCAGATCGACAGCCTCAAGAGGGATGCGCGTCACGCCGGGGACGACGTCATCGACCTCGGATTCGGCAACCCTGACATCCCGTCGCCCGATGTCGCCGTCGAGAAGCTGGCCGAGGCGGTGCACAACCCCCGCAACCACCGCTATTCGGCGAGCCGCGGCATCCCCAAGCTTCGTCTGGCCATCTCCAACCTGTACCTCCGCCGCTTCGGCGTGGAGGTCGACCCCGAGACGGAGGTGGTCACCACCATCGGCGCCAAGGAGGGACTGTCCCACCTGATGTGGGTCCTCATCGGTCCAGGCGACACCGCCCTGGTGCCGTCGCCGTCGTATCCCATCCACATCTACGCACCGCTGTTCACGGGAGCCGACATCCGCCAGGTGCGCATGGGCCCCGAGGAGGACTTCTTCGAGAACGTCATGGACGTGTGGGAATCGACCTGGCCCAAGCCCCGGGTCATCGTGCTGTCTTTTCCCCACAACCCGACGACAGCGTGCGTGGATCTCGGCTGGATGTCGCGGTTGGTGGACTTCGCACGCGAGCACGAGGTCGTGCTCGTCCACGACTTCGCCTACTCCGACACGTACTACGACGGGTGCGTGCCGCCGTCCATCCTCCAGGTGCCGGGAGCCAAGGAGGTGTCGGTCGAGCTGTACACGCTCACGAAGTCCTTCTCCATGGCGGGCTGGAGAGTGGCCTTCATGGTCGGCAACCCAGAGATCGTGGCCGCGCTGACCAAGCTCAAGAGCTACCTGGACTACGGGACCTTCCAGCCCATCCAGATCGCCGCCATCGTGGCCATGAACGAGGCCTCCTCCTATCCCAAGGTCGTCAACGAGATCTACCTGGGACGCCGCGACGCGCTGTGCGACGGCCTGTCGCGCATGGGGTGGGACGTGCCCAAGCCCAAGGGCACGATGTTCGTCTGGGCGCCGATCCCGGAGCCTTACCGCGAGATGGGCTCGCTGGAGTTCTCCAAGTTCCTCGTGTCGGAGGCGAAGGTGGCCACCTCACCGGGCGTGGGGTTCGGGCCGGGAGGCGACGCCCACGTCCGCTTCGCCCTCATCGAGAACGAGCAGCGCATCGGCCAGGCCGTGCGCAGCCTGCGCAAGTCGCTGACCAAGCTCTAG
- a CDS encoding ArsA family ATPase: MSPSGRVLLFTGKGGVGKTTVAAATALRCADAGARTLVLSTDPAHSLSDSFERPLGPRPTPIEGNLSGQQLEPTERFAEVWADVQEWLMAVLDWAGMDALEAEELSIVPGLEEIFALADIKDHASSGRWDVIVVDCGPTAETIRLLSLPDVLEWYMARVFPVERTLTRVVRPFMRRVTSLPVASDEVFDAVRRFYDRLEGVRGLLTDAEVTSVRLVVNPERMVIAEARRTATYLSLFGYRVDAVVANRLLPEAVSDPWFTAWKEAHADHLATIETGFAPLPVLRAELAAEELVGVDRLRGFADILYSDRHPAAVLHRGRTMSIERRGSSHVLGLSLPFADRHAVELGRRDGELLVRVGSYRRAVALPDSLRRREVTGATMDDGWLEIGFEMAADGSDGSAGVDGSRGSEHGEVQVEAL, translated from the coding sequence ATGTCGCCTTCGGGAAGGGTCCTGCTCTTCACGGGCAAGGGGGGCGTGGGCAAGACCACCGTGGCGGCCGCGACCGCCTTGCGGTGCGCCGACGCCGGCGCTCGCACGCTCGTGTTGTCGACCGACCCCGCGCACTCGCTGTCCGACTCCTTCGAGCGGCCCCTCGGACCTCGGCCGACGCCGATCGAGGGCAACCTCTCCGGCCAGCAGCTCGAGCCCACCGAACGCTTCGCCGAGGTATGGGCCGACGTCCAGGAGTGGCTGATGGCCGTGCTCGACTGGGCCGGGATGGACGCCCTGGAGGCCGAGGAGCTGTCAATCGTGCCGGGGCTCGAGGAGATCTTCGCCCTGGCCGACATCAAGGATCACGCCAGCTCGGGGCGCTGGGACGTCATCGTGGTCGACTGCGGGCCGACGGCTGAGACGATCCGGCTCCTGTCGCTGCCCGACGTGCTCGAGTGGTACATGGCGCGGGTCTTTCCCGTCGAGCGAACCCTGACGAGAGTCGTGCGCCCTTTCATGCGCCGGGTGACCTCGCTGCCGGTCGCCAGCGACGAGGTCTTCGATGCGGTCCGGCGCTTCTACGACCGTCTCGAGGGTGTCCGCGGCCTGCTGACCGACGCCGAGGTGACGAGCGTACGGCTGGTCGTCAACCCCGAGCGGATGGTGATAGCCGAAGCCCGGCGTACGGCCACCTACCTCTCCCTGTTCGGTTACCGGGTCGACGCCGTGGTGGCCAACCGCCTGTTGCCCGAGGCCGTGTCCGATCCCTGGTTCACGGCGTGGAAGGAGGCACACGCCGACCACCTGGCCACCATAGAGACGGGATTCGCGCCGCTACCGGTGCTGCGCGCCGAGCTCGCTGCCGAAGAGCTGGTAGGCGTGGATCGGCTGCGGGGCTTTGCCGACATCCTGTACTCCGACCGGCACCCGGCGGCCGTCCTCCACCGGGGCCGGACGATGAGCATCGAGCGTCGAGGATCGTCGCACGTGCTGGGGCTGTCATTGCCCTTCGCTGATCGCCACGCCGTCGAGCTCGGTCGACGCGACGGGGAGCTCCTGGTACGGGTCGGTTCGTATCGACGGGCTGTCGCCCTGCCCGACTCGCTGCGCCGGAGGGAGGTCACCGGGGCGACGATGGACGACGGTTGGCTGGAGATCGGCTTCGAGATGGCGGCCGACGGTTCGGACGGATCCGCCGGGGTCGACGGATCGAGGGGCAGCGAGCACGGCGAGGTGCAGGTGGAGGCGCTGTGA
- a CDS encoding SRPBCC family protein has protein sequence MAELATERMIMRASPEHCYEVVTDFERYLEWASDIKQVEVVERETDGRPAAVAFRAAAFGRSTSYTLAYDYAAAPGELTWVQTQGDLTSRLDGAYVFEPTGDGDTEVVYRLVVELKVPIPGFVKRRAEGRIMHTALKNLKARVETNQ, from the coding sequence GTGGCTGAGCTGGCCACCGAGCGGATGATCATGCGGGCGTCACCCGAGCACTGCTACGAGGTCGTGACCGACTTCGAGCGCTACCTCGAGTGGGCCTCCGATATCAAGCAGGTCGAGGTCGTCGAGCGGGAGACGGACGGCCGCCCGGCTGCGGTGGCCTTTCGGGCTGCCGCGTTCGGCCGGAGCACCAGCTACACCCTCGCCTACGACTATGCCGCGGCACCGGGCGAGCTGACGTGGGTGCAGACTCAGGGTGACCTCACCTCCCGGCTGGACGGGGCGTATGTGTTCGAGCCGACCGGAGATGGTGACACCGAGGTCGTCTACCGCCTCGTGGTCGAGCTGAAGGTCCCCATCCCCGGCTTCGTCAAGCGAAGGGCCGAAGGGCGCATCATGCACACGGCCCTGAAGAACCTCAAGGCCAGGGTCGAGACCAACCAGTGA
- a CDS encoding glycosyltransferase family 4 protein: MRHLLVTNDFPPKVGGIQSYLWELWRRLPADSFSVLTIDHPESSGFDAAQAFDIQRLATRMLLPSPGLARHIGRCCEQTGARLVVLDPALPVGLVGPSLDLPYALVLHGAEVTVPSRLLPARPVLARVLREAAAVIAAGRYPEAQGRRAAGRRMPPVTVIPPGVDAERFRPLDDRERTRARAELGLPPEGRLVLSVSRLVPRKGMDVLIEAASRLSGSRPDLSVAIAGTGRDRSRLERRIAGTAAPVRLLGRVPDEVLPRLYGCADVFAMLCRDRWAGLEQEGFGIVFLEAAACGVPQVAGDSGGAAEAVVDGATGLVVRHPGDVDEVTASLAGLLDDEGLRRRLGRAARARAESSFDYDTLAARLDIALGKLAH; this comes from the coding sequence GTGAGGCACCTCCTCGTCACCAACGACTTCCCGCCCAAGGTGGGAGGTATCCAGTCGTACCTGTGGGAGCTGTGGCGCCGGCTCCCGGCCGACTCGTTCTCGGTGCTCACGATCGATCACCCCGAGAGCAGCGGCTTCGACGCCGCCCAGGCCTTCGACATCCAGCGGTTGGCGACCCGGATGTTGCTGCCGTCGCCTGGCCTGGCACGCCACATCGGGCGTTGCTGCGAGCAGACCGGCGCCCGGCTCGTCGTGCTCGACCCCGCCCTCCCGGTGGGTCTGGTCGGTCCCTCGCTGGACCTGCCCTACGCGCTGGTCCTCCACGGAGCCGAGGTCACGGTGCCCAGTCGGCTGCTCCCCGCACGCCCGGTGCTGGCCCGGGTCTTGCGGGAGGCCGCTGCCGTCATCGCCGCCGGCCGCTATCCGGAGGCGCAGGGCCGGCGGGCCGCGGGCCGTCGCATGCCGCCAGTGACCGTCATCCCGCCCGGGGTCGACGCCGAACGCTTTCGACCCCTCGACGATCGGGAGCGGACGAGGGCCCGGGCGGAGCTGGGCCTGCCGCCGGAGGGGCGGCTGGTCCTCAGCGTGAGCCGCCTGGTTCCGCGCAAGGGCATGGACGTGCTCATCGAGGCGGCATCCCGCCTCTCGGGCTCCCGACCGGATCTCAGCGTCGCCATCGCCGGCACCGGTCGGGACCGGAGCCGGCTCGAGCGGCGTATCGCGGGCACCGCCGCCCCCGTTCGACTGCTGGGCCGCGTCCCCGACGAGGTGCTCCCACGCCTCTACGGCTGCGCCGACGTGTTCGCCATGCTCTGTCGGGATCGCTGGGCCGGGCTCGAGCAAGAGGGATTCGGGATCGTGTTCCTCGAGGCGGCGGCGTGCGGGGTGCCCCAGGTGGCGGGGGACAGCGGGGGGGCGGCCGAGGCAGTGGTCGACGGCGCCACGGGCCTCGTCGTCCGCCACCCTGGCGATGTCGACGAGGTAACGGCATCGCTGGCGGGGCTTCTCGACGACGAGGGGCTCCGTCGCCGTCTGGGTCGAGCCGCCCGGGCCCGCGCCGAGTCGAGCTTCGACTACGACACCCTGGCCGCCCGACTGGACATCGCGCTGGGAAAGCTCGCCCACTGA
- the queG gene encoding tRNA epoxyqueuosine(34) reductase QueG: MVRRALALADLRPLADELSSLGRASGLDSVGISGAEPFGSTRRHLEDRKAAGLHGGMHFTYGDPGRATDPGRVVPGARALVVGARSYRRAPPNSTPGPGAFGRVARYSWSDHYEPLRAALGVVARRLEAGGWQARVLVDDNAMVDRAAAHRAGLGWYGKNTVLLLPGRGSWFVLGSVVTDAPLPPTRAAGGGTCGTCARCLAACPTGALVEPGVLDARRCLAWLLQAPGTFPIELRTALGGRIYGCDDCQEVCPPNRSEDRHHPPPPADEGDEPWVELVWLLGSSDAELLSQLGRWYIPRRQPRYLRRNALVALGNVGDGRDRRVARALRDALAHPDPLVRAHAVWAAARLGRRDLAADLAASETDAEVLTELTGAGLAG, encoded by the coding sequence GTGGTCCGCCGTGCCCTGGCTCTCGCCGACCTGCGCCCGCTGGCGGACGAGCTCTCGTCCCTGGGCCGGGCGTCGGGGCTGGACTCCGTCGGCATCAGCGGCGCTGAGCCGTTCGGGTCCACCCGCCGGCACCTCGAGGATCGCAAGGCGGCGGGGCTGCACGGGGGCATGCACTTCACCTACGGCGACCCCGGTCGTGCCACCGATCCCGGTCGCGTTGTCCCCGGAGCTCGTGCGCTAGTGGTGGGCGCCCGTTCGTATCGGCGGGCGCCACCGAACAGCACTCCCGGCCCTGGAGCCTTCGGCCGGGTGGCCCGCTACTCCTGGAGCGACCACTACGAGCCGTTGCGGGCCGCCCTGGGCGTCGTGGCCCGGCGACTCGAGGCTGGCGGATGGCAGGCGCGGGTGCTGGTCGACGACAACGCCATGGTCGACCGGGCGGCGGCCCACCGGGCGGGCCTGGGGTGGTACGGGAAGAACACGGTCCTCCTGCTGCCGGGGAGAGGGTCGTGGTTCGTCCTGGGCTCGGTGGTGACCGACGCGCCCCTTCCACCCACACGGGCGGCCGGCGGTGGGACCTGTGGGACCTGCGCCCGGTGCCTGGCCGCGTGTCCGACGGGTGCCCTGGTGGAACCGGGTGTCCTCGACGCCAGGCGCTGCCTGGCCTGGCTGCTCCAGGCGCCCGGGACGTTCCCGATCGAGCTCCGAACGGCCCTCGGGGGCCGCATCTACGGGTGCGACGACTGCCAGGAGGTGTGTCCGCCCAACCGCAGCGAGGATCGGCATCACCCTCCGCCGCCTGCGGACGAGGGCGACGAGCCCTGGGTCGAGCTGGTCTGGCTCCTCGGGTCCAGCGACGCAGAGCTGCTGTCCCAGCTGGGGCGTTGGTACATCCCGCGGCGCCAGCCTCGCTACCTTCGCCGCAATGCCCTGGTCGCGTTGGGCAACGTCGGCGACGGGCGCGACCGCCGGGTCGCCCGGGCGCTTCGCGACGCGCTGGCCCACCCGGACCCGCTCGTGCGGGCCCACGCCGTGTGGGCCGCCGCCCGCCTGGGTCGCCGGGACCTGGCCGCTGATCTCGCCGCATCGGAGACCGACGCCGAGGTGCTGACCGAGCTCACGGGCGCCGGGCTCGCCGGGTGA
- a CDS encoding NYN domain-containing protein encodes MLRPALELAWAVARAGEQLEPRVAAPRTMRPLLGFARLPARALDVVRRAVDEDAAFRDRVTVAAEEVDLSRPAWLFLVRPEGWAAELDELQAAAQAEIEDRQGGQDEREGRRRVRAAEASARRVEEALARERERAVRTTEELRAERRSRRAVEDDASAARRLADSLTDEQTRTRRALEAATAELARLRPAVSSGPDLETLAREIAQAAEAASSLASRLRSAAAALGPSIPRDPEEAPPEVAPDAVAPQPSPPPRPRSRPRSSGPGKGRRRLRRPAPLPPGMRDDSPEAAEHLVRLTGTVLVVDGYNASLAWRPSLPISEQRRRLVDALEEMATRTRSDVHVVFDGVEPAQPATSAGARRLVRARFSPPDVEADDIVVGLVDELPADRPVVVASNDRAVREDAERRGANVISVSQLMAVLRREH; translated from the coding sequence GTGCTTCGCCCGGCCCTGGAGCTGGCCTGGGCCGTGGCTCGGGCCGGCGAGCAGCTCGAGCCGCGCGTCGCCGCCCCCCGGACGATGAGGCCTCTGCTGGGATTCGCCCGACTGCCGGCACGCGCCCTGGACGTGGTGCGGCGGGCGGTGGACGAGGACGCGGCCTTTCGGGACCGCGTCACCGTCGCGGCCGAGGAGGTCGACCTGAGCCGACCGGCCTGGCTGTTCCTCGTCCGACCGGAGGGGTGGGCGGCCGAGCTCGACGAGCTGCAGGCCGCGGCGCAAGCCGAGATCGAGGACCGCCAGGGGGGCCAGGACGAGCGGGAGGGGCGCCGTAGGGTGCGTGCCGCCGAGGCGTCAGCCCGGCGGGTCGAGGAAGCGCTCGCCCGTGAGCGAGAACGGGCCGTGCGGACCACCGAGGAGCTTCGGGCCGAGCGTCGCTCGCGCCGAGCGGTGGAGGACGATGCCTCCGCCGCCCGTCGGTTGGCCGACTCACTGACGGACGAACAGACGAGGACGCGTCGGGCGCTCGAAGCGGCGACCGCCGAGCTGGCCCGCCTGCGACCCGCGGTGAGCTCGGGACCCGACCTCGAGACCCTCGCCCGTGAGATCGCGCAGGCGGCCGAGGCCGCATCCTCGCTCGCCTCCCGGCTGCGCTCGGCCGCCGCCGCGCTCGGCCCTTCGATCCCGCGTGATCCGGAGGAGGCTCCGCCCGAGGTCGCGCCGGACGCTGTCGCGCCGCAGCCGTCGCCGCCTCCCCGACCTCGGTCCCGTCCTCGGTCGTCGGGTCCCGGGAAGGGGCGTCGCCGCCTCCGACGTCCGGCGCCGCTGCCGCCGGGCATGCGTGACGACTCCCCAGAAGCCGCCGAGCACCTGGTGCGGCTGACCGGGACCGTGCTCGTCGTCGACGGCTACAACGCCTCCCTTGCCTGGCGTCCGTCGCTGCCCATCAGCGAGCAGCGGCGCCGCCTCGTCGACGCCCTGGAGGAGATGGCGACGAGGACCCGATCCGATGTCCACGTCGTCTTCGACGGAGTCGAGCCGGCGCAGCCCGCGACGTCGGCGGGGGCCCGGCGGCTGGTGCGCGCCCGGTTCTCCCCACCCGACGTCGAGGCCGACGACATCGTCGTCGGCCTCGTCGACGAACTGCCCGCCGATCGGCCGGTGGTGGTCGCATCGAACGACCGGGCCGTCCGGGAGGATGCCGAGCGCCGGGGCGCCAACGTCATCTCTGTCAGCCAGCTCATGGCCGTCCTGCGGCGGGAGCACTGA
- a CDS encoding DUF885 family protein encodes MNPRLRALCELLMPEVREYAGLHEYDGQVQDLSPSGVTAVLARLGQGPTDPNAHDEAHLRTTEEGVRTALGVVEEHRRNPLIHIANLDLATYDREYAPPEERHDARRRHVALWPDAVDGAIESLDRVPAPVARSLVPVARGLGAALEAGPSGPSADREELERARRAHARLVQHLEAIGDRGDPEVAIGGPGLARLMGDPEGIPVDLGRLAVRADAERDRVRRLLDDACDRHRPGARPAELLAELGADHAGPEGIEAEARALIAEATAFVVDRDLLGDPGGECRVGPAPPSRRWAMAMMSWTAPFEADAPAWYYVNPPDPSWPAEDQAEWLSVFSRTTLPAITVHEVTPGHYAHGRMLRKLDGDVRRILFSSAFVEGWAHYAEELVLDEGFRAEDPRFAIGVQVEALVRITRLAVAIGIHTGELSLEDAVHRFEEDAFLRGPAARSEAERAGFDPTYGCYTWGKLEIRALQEEARTRWGRRYRHRRFHEALLGLGAPPLGLIGDALGAR; translated from the coding sequence ATGAACCCCAGGCTGCGAGCGCTCTGCGAGCTGCTGATGCCCGAGGTGCGTGAGTACGCCGGGCTGCACGAGTACGACGGGCAGGTGCAGGACCTCTCCCCGAGTGGGGTGACCGCGGTCTTGGCCCGGCTGGGGCAGGGCCCGACCGATCCGAATGCTCACGACGAGGCCCACCTCCGCACCACCGAGGAAGGGGTGCGCACCGCGCTCGGCGTGGTCGAGGAGCATCGCCGCAACCCGCTGATCCACATCGCCAATCTCGACCTGGCCACTTACGACCGCGAGTACGCCCCGCCCGAGGAGCGCCATGACGCCAGGCGGCGTCACGTGGCTTTGTGGCCCGACGCGGTGGACGGTGCCATCGAGTCGCTCGACCGAGTCCCGGCCCCGGTCGCCCGCTCCCTGGTACCGGTCGCCAGAGGCCTCGGTGCGGCGCTGGAGGCGGGGCCCTCGGGTCCGAGCGCCGACCGTGAGGAGCTCGAGAGGGCCAGGAGGGCCCACGCACGACTCGTGCAGCACCTCGAGGCGATCGGCGACCGCGGCGATCCCGAGGTCGCCATCGGCGGCCCCGGCCTCGCCCGTCTCATGGGGGACCCCGAGGGAATCCCGGTCGATCTCGGGCGCCTGGCCGTCCGAGCCGACGCCGAGCGGGACCGCGTCCGCCGTCTGCTCGACGACGCCTGCGACCGACATCGCCCCGGCGCCCGGCCCGCCGAGCTCCTCGCCGAGCTGGGCGCCGACCACGCCGGTCCCGAGGGCATCGAAGCCGAGGCCCGAGCGCTGATCGCCGAGGCGACCGCCTTCGTCGTCGACCGCGACCTACTCGGCGACCCCGGTGGCGAGTGCCGCGTGGGGCCGGCGCCGCCTTCTCGGCGATGGGCCATGGCGATGATGTCGTGGACAGCGCCGTTCGAGGCCGACGCGCCCGCCTGGTACTACGTCAACCCACCCGATCCGTCCTGGCCCGCCGAAGACCAGGCCGAGTGGCTGTCGGTGTTCAGCCGGACCACCTTGCCCGCCATCACCGTGCACGAGGTCACGCCCGGCCACTACGCCCACGGACGCATGCTGCGCAAGCTCGACGGCGATGTCCGCCGCATCCTGTTCTCGTCCGCCTTCGTCGAGGGCTGGGCCCACTACGCCGAGGAGCTCGTCCTCGACGAGGGCTTCCGCGCCGAGGATCCACGATTCGCCATCGGGGTCCAGGTCGAAGCGCTGGTGCGCATCACCCGGCTCGCCGTCGCCATCGGCATCCATACCGGTGAGCTGAGCCTCGAGGACGCGGTCCACCGATTCGAGGAGGACGCGTTCCTTCGTGGACCGGCGGCCCGCAGCGAAGCGGAGCGGGCCGGCTTCGATCCCACCTACGGCTGCTACACGTGGGGCAAGCTCGAGATCAGGGCTCTCCAGGAGGAGGCCAGGACCCGGTGGGGACGGCGGTACCGCCACCGGCGCTTCCACGAGGCGCTGCTCGGCCTGGGTGCCCCGCCTCTCGGGCTCATCGGCGACGCCCTCGGAGCACGCTGA
- a CDS encoding ABC transporter permease: protein MTTTVAPDVASVRLAGGAWRDELRAARMVWRREIIRFRRNRLRILTSLAQPVLFLFVLGTGLSTIVRGGPATSGSNFRTFIFPGIVAMTVLFSAIFSAVSIVWDREFGFLREMLVAPIRRSSLVVGKCAGGATVATLQALIILVLSPLVGIPFSAPLLLILVGEMVLMAVALTAVGMVMAARMQQVESFQVVMQFVVLPMFFLSGAMFPLTGLPQWLTVLTRLDPLSYAVDPMRRAVFAHSSSASHFASLSPGLSWFGWRLPVGIELGVVLLIGVVALGVAIVQFSRPD from the coding sequence ATGACGACCACCGTCGCGCCCGACGTCGCATCCGTCCGCCTGGCGGGGGGTGCCTGGCGGGACGAGCTGCGGGCGGCGCGGATGGTCTGGCGGCGGGAGATCATCCGCTTCAGGCGCAACCGGCTACGCATCTTGACGTCCCTGGCCCAGCCGGTCCTGTTCCTGTTCGTGCTGGGCACCGGGCTGTCGACGATCGTCCGAGGGGGTCCTGCCACCTCGGGCTCGAACTTCCGGACGTTCATCTTCCCCGGCATCGTCGCCATGACGGTCCTCTTCTCGGCCATTTTCTCGGCGGTGTCGATCGTGTGGGACCGGGAGTTCGGGTTCCTGCGGGAGATGCTGGTCGCTCCGATCCGGCGCTCGTCGCTGGTGGTGGGCAAGTGCGCGGGCGGGGCCACGGTTGCGACGCTTCAGGCCCTGATCATCCTCGTGCTGTCTCCGCTGGTGGGCATACCGTTCTCGGCCCCGCTGCTGCTGATCCTGGTGGGCGAGATGGTCCTGATGGCGGTGGCTCTGACGGCGGTGGGCATGGTCATGGCCGCACGGATGCAGCAGGTGGAGTCGTTTCAGGTCGTGATGCAGTTCGTCGTGCTGCCCATGTTCTTCCTGTCGGGGGCGATGTTCCCTCTCACCGGGCTCCCGCAGTGGCTCACCGTGCTGACCCGGCTCGATCCGTTGAGCTACGCGGTCGACCCCATGCGCCGGGCGGTGTTCGCCCACAGCTCGTCGGCGTCGCACTTCGCCTCACTCAGCCCGGGACTCAGCTGGTTCGGGTGGCGGCTGCCGGTGGGGATCGAGCTCGGCGTCGTCCTTCTCATCGGTGTGGTGGCACTGGGTGTCGCCATCGTGCAGTTCTCCCGGCCCGACTGA
- a CDS encoding ATP-binding cassette domain-containing protein — protein MTTTRSPSDVAPSQGAAPGDGNGSLAVQVDGLEKRYGDIQAVDGVSFGVAQGETFGFLGPNGAGKSTTISMLCTLARPTGGRAMVAGYDVVRQRADVRRRIGLVFQDTTLDDYLTATENLMFHAELYGVERIGLDGRLQQVLEMVGLWERRGGLVRTYSGGMKRRLEIARGLMHSPRVLFLDEPTVGLDPQTRSHIWSYINQLRRQEDITIFLTTHYMDEAEHCDRIAIIDGGRIVVIDTPEALKARVGKDRVEVRTDDDVAAMRGLLDEFGLEATLSEGAVTFHVAAGEEFVPRLFAELRVPIRSVRVSRPTLDDVFMAHTGRTIRDAESSSSERNAASPWMRAARRR, from the coding sequence TTGACCACGACCCGTTCACCTTCTGATGTCGCGCCCTCGCAAGGGGCGGCGCCCGGCGACGGGAACGGGTCGCTGGCCGTCCAGGTCGACGGTCTCGAGAAGCGCTACGGGGACATCCAGGCCGTGGACGGGGTGAGCTTCGGGGTGGCCCAGGGCGAGACCTTCGGCTTCCTCGGGCCCAACGGGGCGGGCAAGTCGACGACGATCTCGATGCTCTGCACCCTCGCCCGGCCGACGGGCGGAAGGGCCATGGTGGCCGGCTACGACGTCGTCAGGCAGCGAGCGGACGTGCGGCGGCGCATCGGCCTCGTCTTCCAGGACACGACACTCGACGACTATCTCACGGCGACGGAGAACCTCATGTTTCACGCCGAGCTCTACGGCGTGGAACGGATCGGCCTCGATGGTCGGCTCCAGCAGGTGCTGGAGATGGTGGGCCTCTGGGAACGGCGTGGCGGCCTCGTCCGCACCTACTCAGGCGGGATGAAGCGGCGGCTGGAGATCGCCAGGGGGCTGATGCACTCGCCGCGGGTGCTGTTTCTCGACGAGCCGACGGTGGGCCTCGACCCGCAGACCCGTAGTCACATCTGGAGTTACATCAACCAGCTGCGGCGCCAGGAGGACATCACCATCTTCCTCACGACCCACTACATGGACGAAGCCGAGCATTGTGATCGCATCGCCATCATCGACGGCGGCCGCATCGTGGTGATCGACACGCCCGAAGCCCTGAAGGCGCGGGTCGGCAAGGACCGGGTCGAGGTGCGCACGGACGACGACGTGGCGGCGATGCGGGGACTGCTGGACGAGTTCGGGCTGGAGGCCACCCTGAGCGAGGGGGCCGTCACGTTCCACGTGGCGGCTGGAGAGGAGTTCGTGCCTCGGCTCTTCGCCGAGCTAAGGGTCCCCATCCGCTCGGTCCGGGTGTCCCGCCCCACCCTCGACGACGTCTTCATGGCGCACACCGGTCGGACCATCCGCGATGCCGAGTCTTCGTCGTCGGAGCGTAACGCAGCCTCGCCGTGGATGAGGGCGGCGCGCCGGCGATGA
- a CDS encoding Lrp/AsnC ligand binding domain-containing protein, whose protein sequence is MNDTPIRPVGRLRGAGTVVAVRHGRRAEQQLRSTAVVHAFVLIEAELAQVAELAEALADVDGVAEVYSVASDDADLVAIIRVRRHEDLAEVVTRRIAALGGIRGTSTMVAFKSYSRHDLEAMWDLGPA, encoded by the coding sequence ATGAACGATACCCCGATCAGGCCCGTCGGCCGCCTCAGAGGCGCGGGAACGGTCGTGGCGGTCCGGCACGGAAGGCGCGCCGAGCAGCAGTTACGCTCCACTGCCGTGGTGCACGCATTCGTTCTCATCGAAGCCGAGCTGGCCCAGGTCGCCGAGCTGGCCGAGGCCCTGGCCGACGTCGACGGTGTCGCCGAGGTCTACTCGGTGGCCAGCGACGACGCCGACCTGGTGGCGATCATCCGCGTCCGCCGTCACGAGGACCTGGCCGAGGTGGTGACCCGACGGATCGCCGCCCTCGGCGGTATCCGCGGCACCAGCACGATGGTGGCGTTCAAGTCCTACAGCCGCCACGACCTCGAAGCCATGTGGGACCTCGGTCCCGCCTGA